In Marisediminicola antarctica, one DNA window encodes the following:
- a CDS encoding DUF6541 family protein, whose translation MQAWLFETPVFLAAVAILILPGLTAGVALGLRGFALLALAPAFTVTIVAVASLANHLVDYDWGPWSLVAATAVVSALVLGLRLLWQKRWPRPAVEPAGRLVWLATLIGLAFAFVAIAVRFASIFGAPSRVSQTFDNVYHLNAIRWILDTGIVSPFKVGGLNYQLDGRISFYPDMWHALVALAVQATGAPIPVAVNVVNIAIAGIVWPLACVFLVRQIAGPRPVALLAAGVLSASFAAFPYLMVDFGVLYPNLLSISLLPAALAAVVLVARAGDADTLTAPVRWVVLVGVLPGLALAHPTTLMALVAFSLPIGVAVVVRHLRQLRDRRAPWSRYLRAFAIAAAAFGAAAVALLLIRPPGAAFWPPRESLIVAVHGALAGAVVARPADYVVGVLLLVGVIAVVRRRFPLWLVGSYALAAGLYIIVASFPQGPLRTGFTGVWYNDSFRIAAMLPVLVLPLAALGVVALSDLLTSALLRARAARAGRNSMEPSRVARAPLAMATGAALVLALGLSTQLGPALAFAMRTGQYAYQFTSSSPLLSPDERALLDRVGSEVPEEATVVGSPWTGASLVYALSDRRALLPHIYGERDEATLEIVESLRDAAPGDEVCGFVEELDAYYVLDFGDREINGGDPDGEVDYSGLEDLGESAAVELIDSEGDARLYRVTGCN comes from the coding sequence GTGCAAGCCTGGCTTTTCGAAACCCCGGTCTTTTTGGCCGCCGTGGCGATCCTCATTCTGCCGGGACTCACCGCTGGCGTGGCACTTGGACTGCGTGGCTTCGCTCTGCTCGCCCTGGCCCCGGCGTTCACCGTGACGATCGTCGCAGTGGCGTCGCTTGCCAATCACCTCGTCGACTACGACTGGGGGCCCTGGTCCCTCGTCGCCGCGACGGCAGTGGTGTCGGCCCTCGTCCTCGGGCTGCGGTTGCTCTGGCAGAAGCGCTGGCCGCGACCCGCGGTCGAACCAGCGGGTCGCCTCGTGTGGCTGGCCACGTTGATCGGGCTGGCCTTCGCCTTTGTCGCCATTGCCGTGCGCTTCGCGTCAATTTTCGGAGCTCCCTCACGCGTATCGCAGACCTTCGACAACGTGTACCACCTGAACGCGATCCGCTGGATTCTCGATACCGGAATCGTGTCACCGTTCAAAGTCGGCGGCCTCAACTATCAGCTCGATGGGCGCATCTCCTTCTACCCTGACATGTGGCACGCTCTGGTCGCCCTCGCGGTGCAGGCCACGGGCGCTCCGATCCCCGTGGCGGTCAATGTCGTCAACATCGCCATCGCCGGGATCGTCTGGCCGCTCGCGTGCGTGTTTCTGGTTCGCCAGATCGCCGGCCCGCGACCGGTCGCGCTGCTGGCGGCGGGGGTGCTGTCGGCGTCGTTCGCCGCGTTCCCCTACCTCATGGTGGACTTCGGAGTCCTCTACCCGAATCTGCTCTCGATCAGCCTGCTCCCGGCCGCTCTCGCGGCCGTCGTGCTGGTGGCGCGGGCAGGGGACGCCGATACCCTTACCGCCCCGGTCCGCTGGGTCGTGCTGGTGGGGGTGCTGCCGGGGCTCGCCCTCGCGCATCCGACGACGCTCATGGCGCTCGTGGCATTCTCGCTGCCCATCGGCGTCGCGGTCGTCGTGCGCCACCTGCGGCAGCTGCGCGACCGTCGCGCGCCCTGGAGTCGCTATCTGCGGGCGTTCGCCATCGCGGCTGCCGCGTTCGGCGCGGCCGCCGTCGCGCTGCTCCTGATCAGGCCGCCTGGCGCGGCGTTCTGGCCGCCGCGGGAGTCGTTGATCGTCGCCGTGCACGGCGCGCTCGCCGGGGCGGTCGTCGCCCGCCCCGCGGACTACGTTGTCGGCGTGCTGCTCCTCGTCGGCGTCATCGCGGTCGTCCGACGCCGCTTTCCGCTGTGGCTCGTCGGTAGCTACGCGCTCGCGGCCGGGCTCTACATCATCGTCGCGAGCTTCCCCCAGGGGCCGCTCCGCACCGGCTTCACCGGGGTCTGGTACAACGACAGCTTCCGCATAGCCGCGATGTTGCCGGTGCTCGTTCTTCCGCTCGCGGCTCTGGGCGTCGTGGCGCTCAGCGACCTGTTGACGTCGGCTCTCCTCCGCGCGCGGGCGGCGCGTGCCGGCCGCAACAGTATGGAACCTTCGAGGGTGGCCCGGGCCCCTCTCGCGATGGCCACCGGGGCCGCGCTCGTGCTCGCGCTCGGCCTGTCCACCCAGCTGGGCCCGGCTCTCGCCTTCGCGATGAGAACTGGGCAGTACGCCTATCAGTTCACGTCGAGCTCCCCGCTGCTGTCACCGGACGAACGCGCCCTGCTCGACCGGGTCGGCTCCGAGGTACCGGAGGAGGCGACTGTCGTCGGGAGCCCCTGGACCGGCGCCTCCCTCGTCTACGCGCTGTCGGATCGCCGAGCCCTCCTTCCGCACATTTACGGGGAGCGCGACGAGGCGACCCTCGAGATCGTGGAGTCCCTGCGCGACGCGGCCCCGGGCGACGAGGTCTGCGGGTTCGTCGAGGAACTCGACGCGTACTACGTTCTCGACTTCGGCGACCGCGAGATCAACGGCGGCGACCCTGACGGCGAGGTCGACTATTCCGGCCTTGAGGATCTCGGCGAGTCGGCCGCTGTCGAGTTGATCGACAGCGAGGGCGACGCGCGCCTCTACAGGGTCACCGGCTGCAACTGA
- a CDS encoding glycosyltransferase family 2 protein — MQVSAVVVAYNRRELLVEALRALGAQTVPLDSIVVIDNASTDGSADAARAAAPEADVVILERNTGGAGGFAVGIERAISRHSADLVWIMDDDTIPSPGALEELLRVREEHPARPVVLASRVVWTDGTDHPMNTPRRKPFVGRAERRAADSVGAVAVRSASFVSSLVDTGAIRQSGLPIAEYFIWNDDFEFTARLLRAGRGVYCPGSVVTHKTRILASTDVDPGSRFYYEVRNKIWLFRHSRALSPVEKPLYIGVSIVRWAKTLLRSADRATLLSGLRNGTRDGFARPPSSNSAFLSGLGPVSEAIARFESPRTG, encoded by the coding sequence TTGCAGGTTTCGGCGGTCGTGGTGGCCTACAACCGTCGAGAGTTGCTCGTGGAGGCTCTCCGGGCGCTCGGCGCGCAGACCGTGCCTCTCGACTCGATCGTCGTCATCGACAACGCCTCGACAGACGGATCAGCGGATGCTGCCCGGGCGGCCGCCCCGGAGGCCGACGTGGTGATCCTCGAGCGCAACACCGGGGGTGCCGGCGGGTTCGCGGTGGGCATCGAGCGCGCGATCTCGCGGCACTCCGCCGACCTCGTCTGGATCATGGACGACGACACCATCCCGTCCCCCGGCGCCCTCGAGGAGCTCCTGCGCGTGCGCGAGGAGCATCCCGCTCGCCCCGTGGTGCTCGCATCGCGCGTGGTCTGGACCGACGGCACCGACCACCCCATGAACACCCCGCGGCGCAAACCCTTCGTCGGTCGCGCGGAGCGACGCGCCGCAGACTCCGTTGGCGCGGTGGCGGTGCGATCCGCGTCGTTCGTGTCGAGCCTTGTCGACACCGGCGCAATCCGCCAGAGCGGACTCCCGATCGCCGAATACTTCATCTGGAACGACGACTTCGAGTTCACCGCCCGCCTGCTGCGGGCCGGCCGCGGCGTCTATTGCCCGGGCAGCGTCGTCACCCACAAGACGCGAATCCTCGCGAGTACCGACGTCGACCCGGGAAGCCGCTTCTACTACGAGGTGCGCAACAAGATCTGGCTTTTCCGCCACTCGCGCGCTCTCTCACCCGTCGAGAAGCCGCTCTACATCGGTGTCTCGATCGTGCGGTGGGCGAAGACGCTCCTGCGCTCGGCCGACCGCGCCACGCTCCTCTCTGGCCTTCGGAACGGAACTCGTGATGGGTTCGCCCGGCCACCGAGCAGCAACTCCGCGTTCCTATCGGGGCTGGGACCGGTGTCCGAGGCGATCGCCCGTTTCGAGAGCCCTCGGACCGGCTGA
- the glf gene encoding UDP-galactopyranose mutase has translation MSVDLVVVGSGFFGLTIAERAASELGLKVVVIDRRNHIGGNAYSAAEPETGIEVHQYGAHLFHTSNKPVWEYAQKFTRFTGYQHRVYTNHGGEVYPLPINLGTINQFFRAAYSPDEARALIAEQASEFSSGDAGNLEEKAISLIGRPLYDAFIRDYTAKQWQTDPRNLPAEVIARLPVRYNYDNRYFNDPFEGLPVDGYTAWIERMADHPNIEVRLGTDYFDEDQEINKAATVGNVPVVYTGPVDRYFDYQGGELSWRTLDFEQEVLPVGDFQGIPVMNYADTSVPYTRIHEFRHFHPERNYPTDKTVIMREYSRFATRDDEPYYPINTAEDRESLLTYRGLQSGESGVLFGGRLGTYKYLDMHMAIGSALTMFENKLKPLFSARAIK, from the coding sequence ATGTCGGTAGATCTCGTAGTCGTCGGCTCCGGCTTTTTCGGACTCACCATCGCCGAGCGCGCTGCGAGCGAACTCGGCCTCAAAGTGGTCGTGATTGACCGCAGAAATCACATCGGCGGCAACGCATACAGCGCAGCCGAGCCGGAGACGGGTATCGAGGTGCACCAGTACGGCGCCCACCTGTTCCACACGTCGAACAAGCCGGTGTGGGAGTACGCCCAGAAGTTCACGCGATTCACCGGTTATCAGCATCGCGTCTACACCAACCACGGCGGCGAGGTGTATCCGCTGCCGATCAACCTCGGGACGATCAACCAGTTCTTCCGCGCGGCCTATTCCCCCGACGAGGCGCGTGCGCTGATCGCCGAGCAGGCGAGCGAGTTCAGCTCAGGCGACGCAGGGAATCTCGAGGAGAAGGCCATCTCCCTCATCGGCCGCCCTCTCTATGACGCCTTCATTCGCGACTACACGGCGAAGCAGTGGCAGACCGACCCGAGGAACCTGCCGGCGGAGGTCATCGCGCGACTGCCCGTGCGTTACAACTACGACAACCGCTACTTCAACGACCCGTTCGAGGGACTCCCGGTCGACGGGTACACCGCCTGGATCGAGCGGATGGCTGACCACCCGAATATCGAAGTTCGACTGGGCACCGACTACTTCGATGAGGACCAGGAGATCAACAAGGCTGCGACCGTCGGCAACGTCCCCGTCGTCTACACCGGCCCGGTCGACCGTTACTTCGACTACCAGGGCGGCGAGCTCAGCTGGCGCACTCTGGACTTCGAGCAGGAGGTCCTCCCCGTCGGCGACTTCCAGGGGATCCCGGTGATGAATTACGCTGACACTTCGGTGCCGTACACGCGGATCCACGAGTTCCGTCACTTCCACCCGGAGCGGAACTATCCCACCGACAAGACGGTCATCATGCGCGAGTACTCGCGATTCGCCACCCGCGACGACGAACCGTACTACCCGATCAACACCGCCGAAGACCGGGAGAGTCTGCTGACCTATCGAGGGCTTCAGTCCGGGGAATCGGGCGTGCTGTTCGGCGGCCGGCTCGGCACCTACAAGTACCTCGACATGCACATGGCAATCGGGTCGGCTCTGACGATGTTCGAAAACAAGCTCAAGCCGCTCTTCAGCGCACGGGCCATCAAGTGA
- a CDS encoding glycosyltransferase — protein METTDLPPFSLLLPVYAGDSAAHLDRAFRSSVHQQKLPPSEVVLVQDGPVGADLVSKIAELIKISTVPVRLVPIPQNVGLARALTIGLAECENDVVARMDADDISLPERFAVQIPLIAQGHELVGSGMYEFTEDEAGIETLGATRNPPTESGDIARTARFHDPFNHPTVVYTKTAVVRAGGYGPPALMEDYFLFARMIADGARTCNSAQWLVMYRVSSGAYKRRGGLTLLGSELTLQRELRRIGFTSRSQWLRNVVIRGGYRLIPQSVRRAIYGRFMLRGHRS, from the coding sequence ATGGAAACGACGGATCTTCCCCCGTTCTCGCTGCTCCTTCCCGTGTATGCGGGAGACTCGGCCGCGCACTTGGATCGCGCTTTCCGCAGCTCGGTACACCAGCAGAAGCTGCCTCCGTCAGAAGTCGTGCTCGTTCAGGACGGCCCGGTCGGCGCCGATCTCGTTTCGAAGATCGCCGAGCTGATCAAGATCTCCACGGTTCCGGTGCGCCTTGTGCCGATCCCCCAGAACGTCGGGCTCGCCAGGGCCCTGACGATCGGGCTCGCGGAATGCGAGAACGACGTCGTCGCCCGGATGGACGCCGACGACATCTCCCTCCCAGAGCGGTTCGCCGTGCAGATCCCGCTCATCGCGCAGGGGCACGAGCTCGTCGGTTCGGGCATGTACGAGTTCACCGAGGACGAGGCCGGGATCGAGACGCTCGGCGCGACCCGCAACCCGCCGACGGAATCCGGGGACATCGCGCGCACCGCCCGCTTCCACGACCCCTTCAACCACCCGACCGTGGTCTATACGAAGACCGCCGTCGTGCGGGCCGGCGGGTACGGACCGCCCGCGCTCATGGAGGACTACTTCCTGTTCGCGCGAATGATCGCCGACGGCGCCCGCACCTGCAATTCGGCGCAGTGGCTTGTCATGTATCGCGTCAGCTCTGGGGCGTACAAGCGTCGGGGCGGGCTGACCCTCCTCGGAAGCGAGCTCACCCTGCAGCGGGAGTTGCGCCGGATCGGCTTCACCTCGAGAAGCCAATGGCTCCGCAACGTTGTCATCCGCGGCGGCTACCGACTCATCCCCCAGTCCGTGCGGCGGGCGATCTACGGCAGGTTCATGCTGCGAGGACACCGGTCCTGA
- the galE gene encoding UDP-glucose 4-epimerase GalE, giving the protein MAILVTGGLGYIGSHVVRMLQERGDRPVIVDSGTPGPGLGNAILIDLDLSSVGAVDEIRAAVVEHSVTAVIHLAALKQVGESVEHPARYYSENIGGLANLMLAIEGSAVDRFVFSSSAAVYGNPLSLPVGESDLAAPISPYGETKLAGEWLVRDCARALGLGVLSLRYFNVAGAGWPDLGDPQSLNLLTIAMDAIEAGEPPVIFGGDYPTADGTAVRDYVHVIDLASAHLAALDYLAGEPVVDVLNVGTGTGVSVRTLLDSLVSVSGSTVMPLLAGRRAGDPAEVIADVSLIGAELSWTASRSFADIVESAWGAREWRRRHDKAPAR; this is encoded by the coding sequence ATGGCAATTCTGGTGACCGGCGGCTTGGGCTACATCGGGTCGCATGTGGTGCGGATGCTGCAGGAGAGGGGCGATCGCCCCGTCATTGTCGACAGCGGCACGCCCGGGCCCGGACTCGGCAACGCCATCCTGATCGATCTCGACCTGAGCTCGGTGGGCGCGGTGGACGAGATCCGTGCGGCCGTCGTTGAGCACTCCGTCACCGCCGTCATCCACCTCGCCGCGCTCAAGCAGGTGGGAGAGTCAGTCGAGCATCCGGCCCGCTACTACTCGGAGAACATCGGAGGGTTAGCGAATCTGATGCTCGCGATCGAGGGGTCGGCCGTAGACCGGTTCGTGTTCTCATCCTCCGCAGCGGTCTACGGCAACCCACTCAGCCTGCCGGTGGGCGAGTCCGATCTGGCCGCACCCATCAGCCCCTACGGCGAGACGAAGTTGGCCGGGGAGTGGCTCGTCCGCGACTGCGCCCGCGCTCTGGGTCTTGGCGTGCTCAGCCTGCGTTACTTCAACGTTGCCGGTGCCGGGTGGCCCGACCTCGGCGACCCGCAATCCCTCAACCTCCTCACGATCGCGATGGACGCCATCGAGGCCGGTGAGCCGCCCGTCATCTTCGGCGGCGACTATCCGACAGCGGATGGGACGGCCGTGCGCGACTACGTGCACGTGATTGACCTCGCGTCGGCGCACCTCGCGGCCCTCGACTACCTCGCCGGAGAGCCCGTGGTCGACGTGCTCAACGTCGGAACGGGCACCGGCGTGAGCGTGCGGACCCTGCTGGATTCCCTCGTGAGCGTGTCCGGTTCCACGGTGATGCCGCTGCTCGCTGGGCGCCGGGCGGGCGACCCGGCCGAGGTCATCGCCGACGTCTCCCTCATCGGGGCCGAGCTGTCGTGGACGGCGTCGCGAAGCTTCGCCGACATCGTCGAGTCCGCCTGGGGCGCCCGCGAGTGGCGTCGGCGCCACGACAAAGCGCCCGCCCGATGA